The genomic interval TCACATATTAATATATCTGGGGAAGTAGCAAGGGCACGTGCAATACCGACCCGCTGTTTTTGCCCCCCGGATAATTGTTCTGGGTAGTCGTCTGCCTTATCAGATAAGCCAACAAATTGTAAAAGCTCTGTTACTTTCTCTTTTATCTCTTTTTTCGGTAAGCCTGCGAGCTTTAGTGGATAGGCGACATTACCAGCTACCGTTCGAGATGAAAAGAGATTAAAGTTTTGAAAAATCATTCCGATTCTTCTACGAAGCTTACGAATCTCTTTTGGAGATAGAGATGCAATATCTACCCCTTGCACCTGTATATTTCCAGTTGTCGGTGTTTCTAATAAATTCACAAGTCGTAATAATGTACTTTTTCCTGCTCCACTGAAACCTATAATGCCAAAAATTTCTCCTTGATCGATGGATATTGAAACATTCTTCACCGCATTTACTTTGCGACTGCCTAGCTTAAAGGTTTTGGCAATCTTCTGAAATTCAATCATTTGCCCTTCAACTCCTATGCAATGTAAAAAACATAAGTATCTTGTAAAGAAGAAACAGGCTTTTCGATAAAACAAAAAGGCCCTGCTTCTTCTTTCCAGAAAGAAAAAGCAGGGCCTTTATAAGACAAAGAAACTACTTTTTCTCATCTTTCAAATGCTTGAATAGCATTTGCAGGAATTGGCACGGTATTTAATATAAATCCGCTGCCGAGACTTCACAGGGCCTGTCCCTCCGTCTCTCTGGATAAGAAAAATGTTTTTATTTAATTTTGTAAGATTTGATTACAACTATAAAACTAGATAAATAAATTGTCAACTATGTTTTTTATATTTTTTGTTTTTTTGCTAAATTACTTCTTAAAAGCAACTCTAATCAAAGTTATATTAATATAACATATTTCGATTAACGCCCGCAGCCAGCACACACTTCGCTTTCCGTGGGGCTCGCGCTGGGCCGCTTCGTCGTTTCACTCCTGCAGGGTCCCATCTGTCTCGCTAATCCCACAGGAGTCTACGTGTATGCTGGTTGCTCAGTATTTCTAATTACCATTCATCAATTTAATAAAAATCCCTTACTCTTAAGATTCTAAACATATCCAAATATAATAATATCTCTTAATATATACTAAATCAATCGGAATAAAAAAAAGGAAATGCCATTATTCTATTAGCACTTCCATGTACTTACTATTGTGTTATCTTTGCTTTTTTGGATAGAAATAGCTGAACTATTTCTTCTTGACTATATTTTTGTAGGAGAAGAGAATCGATCATTTCTCGAACTGCGCCATCTCCTCCATTAGACTCTGCAACAAATGCTACTTGATTTTTCACAAAATCAATTGCATTTTTAGGAGCGCATGGCCATCCTACCTTTGTTAAAATAGGAATATCGTTGAGATCATCACCCATATAGCATACTTCCTCAAACTCTATTCCTATTTCATCGATTATCTTCTGAAGTGTTTTTAACTTATCGTGAATTCCTTCAAAAATATAGTCGAAATTCAATTCTTCTGCTCTTTTTCTGACAGCTTTTGATTTCCTGCCTGTAATAATAGCTGTCTTTATTCCTACCTGTTTAGCTAGGCTAATCCCCATACCGTCCTGTGTATGAAATGCTTTATACTCCGTACCGTCTGAACCAATATATAGTCTCCCATCTGTAAGAACACCATCTACGTCTAATACAATTAACTTAATCCCCATTAAATGCTTAGATACCTAATTTCATTAAATCATGGAGATGGAGCATTCCAACTGGTTTATTATTGGTATCAACGATTGGCAGCACGGTTATTTCTTTATCCTCCATTAATTGTAAGGCTTCAGCAGCTAAAGCACCTTTTTCGATTACAATGGACGGGGCTGAGATTAAATTTTCGACATTTTCATTCATGACATCCATCGAGAGCGCAAATGCTCTACGGATATCACCATCTGTCAAGACACCAATTAATTGATCTTTCTCATTTACAATGGAAGCGGCTCCTAACCCTTGATCCGTCATTGCAAATAAAGCATCCTTAACTTTATCTCCTTCTTGGACAATGGGATTTTTCCTCGTATGAAAAATAATATCATCTACCTTTAATAACAATTTTCTTCCTAAAGAACCATTTGGATGATACAGAGCGAAATCCTCTGGTCTAAACTTTCTCGCTTCTAATAAGGCAATAGCAATCGCATCTCCTAATGCAAGGGTTACCGTAGTACTAGTTGTTGGTGCTAGACCTAACGGACAAGCTTCTTCAAACTCCCCTAAACATAAAGCAACATTTGCCTTCATTGCTAAAGTGGAAAACACATTTTTGGTAATAGCAATCAACTTTGCTCCAATCGTTTCAATGGAAGGGAGTAACCGAAGAACTTCATCACTTTCTCCACTATTGGAAATGGCAAGCACCACATCATCCGCAGTAACCATTCCTAAATCTCCGTGTAATCCTTCAGATGGATGCAAAAAGCAGGATGGAGTTCCAGTGCTTGAGAATGTCGCCTGTATCTTTCTACCAATAATGCCTGACTTTCCTATCCCAGTAACCACCACCTTCCCTTTACAGGATAAAATTAAATGAATAGCATCATCTATTGAATCATCCAACATATCTCTTAAATCCAATATTGCCTGTGCTTCTTTTTCTAGTACGGTTGCTAATGTATCTGTATAGTCGAATTTCGGCAAATTAATTTCTTGCATATCAATCACTCCCATTCTTACAGATTTTTCACCAGTGCATCAATCTCCACTATTGGCTTTAACACTTCCTCTAATTCCGCTAAGTTCACCATATTTGGTCCATCTGACATTGCATTATCAGGATTCGGATGGACTTCCATAAATATCGAGGAAATTCCTACTGCAGCAGCAGCTCTCGATAAATAGGGAACAAATTCTCTTTTCCCCCCAGTTGTTGTTCCATTCCCACCTGGTATTTGAACACTGTGTGTCGCGTCAAAAACAACCGGTACCCCTAATTCCTGCATTGTAATAAGGGATCGCATATCCACAACTAAATTATTATAACCAAATGTGGATCCACGTTCTGTTAACAAAATCTGTTCATTTCCACTCTCCCTTAACTTAGTAACAACATTTTTCATATCCCACGGTGCCAAAAACTGTCCCTTTTTCACATTCACAATCTTCCCTGTTTCTGCAGCAGCTACCAATAAGTCAGTTTGTCTGCATAAAAAAGCAGGAATTTGTAGAATATCCAATACTTCTGCTGCAGCCATTGCTTGGACTGGCTCATGAACATCAGATGTCACGGGTACATTAAATGTCTCTTTTACCTTAGCTAGCATTTCTAAGCCTTTCTCGATGCCCGGTCCTCGAAAAGAATGAATGGAAGAACGATTTGCTTTGTCATAGGAAGCCTTAAAGATAAAGGGGATGTTTAACTTCGTTGTCAACTCCTTTAACTGTTCAGCCGTTTCCATGATAAGCTTCTCATCCTCAATGACACAGGGTCCTGCAATTAGAACAAAAGGTTCTTTACCGCCAAAAGAAATGGTATCGTTTAATGAAACTACTTGAGTAATGATACATACCTCCTTTTTTTATGAAAGTTCACTGAAAATGATATTTCTGAGTGGTAAATTTATTTAAGCAAATGTGGTAGGTGAAATGGATTAGGGAAAGGTTTGTTTTCTGAATTTTCTAATTATACACCGCGTAGTTTACATAATATATGAAAAAAGATGCCTTGAAAAGGATTTTGTTACATTATCTGACACACTTTTTTTATTTCCCCCTAAAACATCGTAATTTTTCTGACAAAAAAAGACTTTCCTTTTCTTTTGGAAAGTCTTTCTTCTTAAAGCCTTGCTATAGAATATGGAGTTAAGCTACTGTCTTTTCTTCCATTTGAGTTGTTTTTACTCGGGAACCTGGAATAATGTTAAATAAAATATTTAAAATAATCGCGGTTATTCCACCAGCCACGATACCACTTTGGAATAGAATCCGGATGCTTTCTGGAAATTTCATAAAAATATCAGGAACGACGGTTACACCAAGTCCCATCCCTATTGAACAGGCAAGAATTAATAGGTTTCCTTGTTGATTAAAGTCCACCTTACCTAGCATTTTAATACCATACGAAACAACCATTCCAAACATGGCAAGAGAAGCTCCACCAAGAACTGGAGTTGGAATTAATGTAGTAATGGCAGCAATTTTAGGAATAAAACCTAAAATAATTAAAATCGTACCCGCTGCATAAATGACATTTTTCGATTTGACACCAGTTAGCTGAACTAGCCCAACATTTTGCGAATATGCAGTGTAAGGGAATGAATTAAATATTCCGCCAATAACAGATGCCAATCCTTCTGATCGATATCCCTTTGCTAAATCTTTTTCGGATACCTTTTTATTTGTAATATCCCCAAGTGCTAAATAAACCCCTGTTGACTCAATTAAGCTTACAATTGCAACAAGTGTCATTGTAATAATAGAAGTAAGATCAAAGGTTGGAGCACCAAAATAAAACGGAGTAATCCCATGAAGCCACTTCGCTTCTCCTACCTCTGAAAAATGAACCATCCCCATAAATGACGCAATAATGGTTCCAATAATAATACCGAGTAAGATAGAGATTGTTTTGATAAATCCTGTTGTAAATTTATTAAGTAAAATAATGATTGCTAACACACCAAAAGCAAGGACTAGGTTTTTAAGGTTGCCAAAATCTGCGCTTCCCTCTCCACCAGCCATATCATTAAATGCAACCGGAATTAAAGTAAGACCAATAATTGTAACAACAGATCCAGTTACAACTGGCGGAAAGAATTTTACTAGTTTACTAAAAATAGATGAGATAAGAACGACAATGATACCAGAAACAATAATTGCACCATAAATAGCGGATATTCCATGCTTACTTCCAATTGCAATCATCGGGCCAACAGCTGTAAATGTACAACCTAACATAACAGGAAGGCCGATTCCAAAGAATTTATTTTTCCAAACCTGTAACAATGTCGCAATACCACAAGTTAATAAATCAATAGAAATAAGGTATGCTAATTGTTCTGGTGTTAAATTTAGAGCTCCACCAACTATTAAAGGCACAAGCACCGCACCTGCATACATTGCAAGTACATGCTGCAGTCCTACAGACCAAGTTTTTGCTGTCATTTTTTCCATTTTAGTATCCTCCTGCATAAATGCCTTCGTGTATACGTTGTTCAGCAAATGTTACTTTGCCACCCTTTAAGGATGCAATTCTTGCTAAGGACTCTACTCGATAGCCTTTTGAAATTAAATCTTCTGTCCCTTGCTGGAATGACTTTTCAATTAATATCCCAATCCCGCTCACAGTCGCACCAGCTTGTTCAACAATATTTGCTAAACCAAGTGCAGCCTGTCCATTCGCTAAAAAGTCATCAATAACAAGAACATGATCATCGGCATGCATATACTTTTTGGAAACGGTAATTTCATTTGATTCTTGTTTAGTAAAGGAATAAACCGTTGCTGTATATAAATCACTTGTTAACGTAAGGGATTTTCTTTTTCTTGCAAAGATAACTGGAACATCTAATGCCAGCCCCGCCATAATAGCCGGCGCAATACCAGATGACTCTATTGTTAAGATTCTAGTTATTCCCGCTTCTTTAAACAATCTAGCAAATTCTTGGCCAATCTCTTTCATCAGATGAGGGTCCATTTGGTGATTAATGAATGAATCTACTTTTAATACCTGATCACTTAATACAATACCTTCTTCTTCAATTTTCTTCTTCAATAACTCCATTAACTAGACTCTCTCCTTTTTTGTGAGGACAGACTTACCAATCTAAATAGTTTCACTGTCCTAAATAATACGCAAAAAAGCACATTCACTTACTCTATGAGTAAGCGAATGTGCTTTTTCGAGCAAAAGAAACTGCTCTACTTATGCGATAGATCAGTATATCTCCCATTTTATACGCTTACTCGTAGTCAGACGATTAACGGTCATCTGGTAGAAACTTGCAGGCCATATTCCTGCTATTATACGAGTGTTTATATTGTTAGATTATTTGACAACATAATGGATTATAACGGATTTTCTTTGAAATGAAAACAAAAATTTTATAAAGGGTAAAACTTTCCATCATTTTTATCAAAACCTCTAATTGATTAATAATGGTAGAAAACTTTTTTAAAGTTTATTCGAATAAGCATTTAGTTTCTTCGCCATTTCTAAAATTTGTTCCATAAAGATGGATGTATGATGAATCGAGTCTGCTTGTTTTTCCCCGATTGCGGCAATCTTTTCAATCGACTCATTGATGGAATGAGTTGTATTTCTAATTTGATCCATCGTTTCGGCAATAGTCTGTGTAAAATTTACTGTTTCTTTGGAAAACTTACGAATTTCATTTGCTACTACTTCAAACCCTTTTCCTTTTTCACCAGCTCTTGCTGCTTCAATTGCGGCATTTAATCCCAATAAATTAGTCTGATCAGCAACTTTTTTAATAATGGAAACTACTTCGCTGGTTTTCCTAATATTTTCTTCTGCAACACTTGATTGCTCTAAAAGAATCTTTGAAAAGTCCACTAAAGAATGAGAACCATCGGCAATATTATCGATATGTTCTTGTGATTGTGTTAAAGACCCTGTTATTTCATCGACGATATTTCGTATCTCTGTTTGTCTTTTTAACTGTACAGCTATTCCACCAATCACGTCTCCTTTTGTATTCATGATTGGAGAAGCAGTACCAATAAACTCAAAACCGTAAAAGTCTGCTGGTACTTCTTGCTTTAGTGTTTTCTTTTCACGAATCGCTGCTTTTAGCGGTTCGTCAGGTTGCAAGGGTTGATTTGTTTTAATATGTAAATCAATCACCTCACCAGGGAAATAAGCGATAAATTTTTCCTTATCACAAATCGCAATGGAGAGATCAGCAGGAATTGCCGCTTTAATAATTGGGATAATTGGAATAATATCTTCTAAGGATTCTACTTGTTTCATCACAGTTGTCGCACTCCAATCTAATTAAATCACTTCAATATACTACCATAAAAATACCATTTATTCACAAAGTTTTACTTTTGCTTTTCCACTCTTTCATATTGGAATATATAGCAACATGATATAATGAGTTTAATTCTCTTCTTATTATTGACAAAAAAGAAGATTAAAACCTAACTATTATGTGGTGATTTCCATGTTTAAAATACTTTTAATCGAAGACGATCAAACATTATTTCATGCAATAAAGGAACGTTTAGAGCAATGGTCATATACAGCGTTCGGAATAAATGATTTTAATAAAGTCATGCAGGAATTCGCTGATATAAAACCTGATTTAGTGCTTATAGATATCCAACTTCCGAAATACGATGGATTTCATTGGTGCCGAATGATAAGAAGTCACTCAAATGTGCCAATTATATTCTTATCTTCTCGCGATCACCCAACCGATATGGTTATGTCCATGCAGCTTGGGGCAGATGATTTTGTACAAAAACCATTTCATTTTGACGTTTTAATCGCAAAAATTCAAGCAATACTGCGCCGAGTATATAATTATAGCTTAGAACAAACAGTACTAAAAACCTGGTGGGATGCAACAATTGATTTGGAAAAAAACACAGTAACTTCTCCTAAAGGGGAAATTGAATTAACGAAAAATGAAATGTTTATCTTAAAAATTTTACTGGATCAGAAAAATAAAATTGTCTCTAGAGACACTCTTATCAACGAACTATGGAATGATAAGCGATTCGTTAGTGACAATACGTTAACAGTAAATGTTAATCGTTTACGAAAAAAACTAGATGAGCTTCATCTCGGTAGTCATATTGAAACAAAAGTTGGACAAGGATATATGGCGATTGAAGGGGACATAAAATGATTAAAAAATATCTGATTGAAAAAAAAGGCTGGATTCTTTTTATCCTTTTACTACAGCTGTTTCAGTTATTTATGGCAAGTATAGATGAGACCATCTCCTTTTATTCCATGGTCTATATTTGCTTTATTAGTATGCTTTTGTTTCTTCTCTTCGCTGCCTTCCAATATCAAAAGGAAACAACTTTTTATAAAGGGCTATCTACTCGAGAAGATGATTTAGACCTTACATCTTTACCAAAAGCAAATACACCTTATGAAAAAATAATAGCAGAAAGCTTTACAAAACAGACTACCATTCTAATGAAAGAGCGCAATCAAAATCTTCAACAGCTCGAACTTGAAAAAGATGAACTTCTTTCATGGATTCATGAAGTAAAAACACCATTAACGGCACTGCGTTTATTAATTGACTCCATTGATAACCCTGAAATGAAAACATCTTTAACGTTTGAATGGTTAAGAATTCATCATCTTCTAGATCAACAGCTGCACCAAAAACGATTTCCTTTTATTCAAAATGATTTATACATAGAAAATATAGATCTAGAGAATATCCTCTTTGATGAAATTAAAACATTACAGTCCTGGTGTATACAAAAGGGAATTGGATTTGATGTAGAACTACAAAATACTACCGTGCTAACGGATGGAAAATGGCTATCCTTTATAATCAGACAGCTATTAAGTAATGCAGTTAAATATAGCAACAATTCCGATATTGTAATAATGAGCTATGACAATCATGGGTATACTTGTTTGAATATTACAGATAATGGGATTGGAATCGCTCTTCAGGATTTGCCTAGAATTTTTGAAAAAGGCTTTACTTCTACTGCTAAGCATCAAAATAATCACGCAACTGGAATGGGATTATATCTATCTAAAAAAGTTGCAGATGCACTAAAAATTACTATTGAAGTAGAGTCAACAGTAAACGTAGGCACAACCATTACTCTAATTTTTCCCAAAAAAAATGCATTTGATCAACTTATAAGAGGCATATGACAAAAATGTCACATGCTTCTTTTATTTGTTCGCCAATTAGAAGGAATGAATAAAATTCCTTTTATATAATGAACCTATCATTTAAAGGAGTGTGGAAAAAATGGATATATTAGTCGCTTCAAAAGTTCATAAAAGTTATGGGAATAAGGCAAACCGCCAAGAAGTGCTTAAAGGTGTAGACTTAAACGTTCAAAAAGGGGAATTTGTCAGTATTATGGGGGCTTCTGGTTCAGGGAAGACTACGCTACTAAATGTCCTTTCTTCCATAGACCAAGCTACCGGAGGAACTATTCGTATTGTGGAGAAAGAAATTACCCGTCTAAAAGAAAAGCAGTTAGCCGAATTCCGAAAAAATCATTTAGGATTTATCTTTCAAGATTATAATTTACTTGATACGTTAACAGTAAAGGAAAATATACTTTTGCCATTATCGATTACAAAGACACCAAACAAGGAAGCTCATCAACGTTTTGATACATTAGCGAAAGAACTAGGTATTTATGAGATTAAAGATAAATATCCAAATGAAATATCAGGCGGGCAAAAGCAACGAACTTCAGCAGCAAGAGCATTCATTCATGAGCCAAGCATTATTTTTGCTGATGAACCAACTGGAGCTCTTGATTCAAAATCCGCTTCTGATTTATTAAATAAATTAAGCCATTTAAATCAAACAAGAAGTGCAACAATCCTTATAGTTACACATGATCCAGTTGCTGCAAGCTACTGTAACAGAGTTGTTTTCATTAAAGATGGACAAATTTATACACAGCTTTATAAAGGATCTCAAGATAGACAAAGCTTTTTCCAAGATATTATCAAAACACAAGGAATTTTGGGTGGTGTGCAAAATGACCTTAAGTAATCTTGTTATTCGTAATCTCAAGAAAAATATAAAATACTATTATCTTTATATTTTTGCCTTAGTATTTAGTGTTGCACTGTATTTTTCCTTTGTGACTTTACAGTATGATCCATCAATGGATGCTGCTGAAAACACCATGAAAGGTGCTGCTGCCATTAAAGCAGCCTCCGTATTATTAGTTGCTATCGTTTCGATTTTTCTCCTGTACGCAAATACTATTTTTATTAAACGTCGTGGAAAAGAAATTGGCTTGTTCCAATTAATTGGGATGACGAAAAGCAGGATCTTTCGGTTGTTAACATTGGAAAATTTTATTTTGTACTTTCTATCTATTCTTATTGGTATTTTTATCGGCTTTTCTTTTTCAAAAGTAACTGTCATGATTCTCTTTAAAGTAACCGGCATAACAGCAATTACTAAGCTTCACTTTTCTACGGAGGCTCTAGCGCAAACAATCATTGTTTTTTGTGTCATATATGTATTCATCATGTTAATGAATTATATTTTCATTAAAAGACAAACCATTCTTTCCTTATTCCGTATTACTTCTTCTACGGAAACACGAGTGAAAAAAATGTCTGCATGGGAAATGATCCTTGGTATTATTGGCATTGTATTTATTATAAGCGGCTATTTTATCTCTTCTCAATTATTTAGCGGCTCTATTGTATCAATGAATATGTTATTTTTAGCGATGATTTCCATTCTTGCCCTTGTAATAATTGGCACATATCTTTTTTATAAAGGATCTGTTAGTTTTTTATTCAACCTTATTCGCAAAAAGAAAAAGGGCTACATTAATATTAATCAAGTCCTTTCCTTATCTAGTATTATGTTTCGTATGAAATCGAACTCTATTTTATTAACGATTATTACAACCGTTTCTGCTCTGGCATTAGGTTTATTATGCTTAAGCTATATATCTTACTATTCTGCTGAAAAAACTGCGAAGGAAAATGTTCCAGCTGATTTCGCTTTTGCTAATGCAGATGATGTCGAATCATTCTCAAAGCTCTTAAAAGACAAAGACATCGCTTATACGGAGGAAAGAATTCCTGTTATTCAAACTATCTTCAATCTTGAAGACATTATGAACGAGGTTCCAGGAGAATTCACAATAGATTCTACCGCGATGCAAATGCCTGTCATTAGCGAAGAACATGTAAAGGATGTTAATTTATCTAAAGAGGAAGTAGCTTTTACTGGGTATAGTTCTGCATTAGAAAAGTTTATGAAACTGAAATCAAAAGGGACCATTTCCTTCTTGTTAAACGGGAAATCTTTCTCCTTAAATTATGTAGGGCTAAAGGATCGAAACATTATTCCTTATACCTTTACTAGTGGCGGACTTCCAACCGCTATTGTCGACTCAACTGTTTTTGATTTATTAGAAAAGAATATGGATGAAAGTATCCAATCACCATCTACTCTTTATATTGGGATTACTATTAACAAGGACAACGAAATCGTAGCTGCTAATAAACTTTATCAACAGCTAGCTTTTGAAGGCTACGATACAATATCACGCTATGATAGAATCCAAACCCAAAAGGAAATGATGGGTCTGACAATGTTTATCGTCGGTTTTCTTGGACTTACCTTTCTCATAACGTCTGGATGTATTCTCTATTTTAAACAAATAGATGAAGGGGAAGAAGAAAAATATACTTACACCATCCTCCGCAAATTAGGATATACACAGGATGACTTATTAAATGGTATCAAAACAAAGCAGCTATTTAACTTCGGAATACCATTACTTATTGGCCTACTTCACAGCTATTTCGCTGTCCAATCCGGCTGGTTTTTCTTCGGAACAGAATTGTGGGCACCAATGTTCATCGTAATGGGGCTGTATGCCGTACTGTATTCGATTTTCGGAATTCTATCCGTTGTTTATTATAAAAAAATTATAGCAGACGCTTTGTAAAACCAGCATTTCACCTGATATCGAGTTTAGAATATTAACTTGAATGAAGCGGAAAGTAACTATTATTTTTTTTTAAGAATGCCGTAATTAAAAAAGGAATCAAACATAAACTGTCTGATTCCTTTTTTGTATTAATTCGCTTCTTGGCTCCAGCCAAAAAGTTGGTCATCTTGCTGCTCCGATTCTAAAACCGCATGATGAAAAGCTCTAAAATCAATCGGCTGATCTTTCTTTTCCGTAATCACCTTAATATATTCACCAATCTTCACCTTATTGCTTTGAGAAACTTGGCCAAATGGAATTTCTGCCGATCTGCCATAGTAAACATCAGCTGTTTTTGTCACTAATTTTACTTTTTTACTATTAATTAAATAACGGGAATTAGGAACGCTATAAACTGTCTCCCAATCACTTTCTGTCTCGAACTTAATTTTTGATAAATGCTCTCCAGCAGCAGAAATAAGAATGACATCTGGTTGCAAGTATTCAATAAGTTCGTGCCATAATTTAACTCCTTCTGTTTGAAGGTCTTTCTTTGCGTCTTTACTTAAACTATCCCAAGTAGGATTCGTTGCTAACGGTGAGCAAATATCTGTATGCAATGCTGTATTTTCTTTATTACCATAAAAGCTTGCATGTAATCCATTCAAAATCGGTTCAAAAGAAGGCTCATACCATGCTTTATATGGGTCTTTTTCAAAATACTGGTCAAGTGCAGTAATGTACTGTTGATTGAATTGATAGTGATGGTCTCGTTTCATTGATTGAAACCTTTGGAAAGGGTCAGGGTCAGGGAAATCACGTCTAGACGGATTTAGACCTACAGTAATGATGCGGATAGGGGATTCAAAATATTTCTTGCTGTTACCAAAATACATAATGGGCATAGAAGGCTTGACAAGATACGGCCTCTCTTTCTTACTTTCATACATTTCCCAATACTTTTTAATTAGTTCGGTTTGTACTGCCTGTTGAATAACAATAAAAATCATCCTTTCAAATTAGTAAAAAAATATAGCAAGTCCACAAAAAAGTGGAATTCCTTCTTCTCTATTATATATTATCTTTAGTCTATTGGTAAAGAATACGTCGTGTTTTAGAAAAATCTTTTTAAAAGATGGGATAACTAAATATAACTATTAGAAAGGAAACTGGAGTATTTTCTAATAGTTATATCCTTCTTCTATATGTTTCTAATTACTTACTACCTGTCTTCGAAAATCTTTTAAAAACTTTCTCTTTTTTTGTTGTAATCATTTCGAAAAGCAATGCTATTAGATGTTCTTTTGTAATAGCTGATGTACTTGCGTTTTTATTGCTATTTTCTAATGGATAATATCTTTCCCATCGTTCTACCATTTCCTCTAGACTACATCCACTCAATGGCTGTACAGGAGGTTGAAGCTGAATATCCGCTATCTTCTGATCCAATGGAACAATCGTTGGTATTTGAGTCTTTTGATAAATATGATCTAGTTGATTCTTATTAAGAAAATCAATAAAGTGATCAAAATTCCTAGCCTGTACCTTTGTAGGGGCTTGAAAATCACTTTTCTCTATTATTCCAGATAAGGTTGACTTACTCGTTATTTTGTTAGCCATTATATTTGTTAATTGGTGATACTCAGCCAATTCTCGCATCCTAGCATCCTTTGGAATAATTAAGCTCGGTGTTCCAGCAATCGTCGCAGCAATATTACCGTGCAGTCTTGCACCAAAGCTCAAATCTGCATCCTTCATAAAGTCTAACCAGGTAGGAACATTTAAGAAGAAACGGACACTATTGTTCATGTATACTGGATCTGACATTTTAATCGGGTATTTTTTACTTACCTCTGC from Niallia sp. FSL W8-0635 carries:
- a CDS encoding nucleobase:cation symporter-2 family protein; translation: MEKMTAKTWSVGLQHVLAMYAGAVLVPLIVGGALNLTPEQLAYLISIDLLTCGIATLLQVWKNKFFGIGLPVMLGCTFTAVGPMIAIGSKHGISAIYGAIIVSGIIVVLISSIFSKLVKFFPPVVTGSVVTIIGLTLIPVAFNDMAGGEGSADFGNLKNLVLAFGVLAIIILLNKFTTGFIKTISILLGIIIGTIIASFMGMVHFSEVGEAKWLHGITPFYFGAPTFDLTSIITMTLVAIVSLIESTGVYLALGDITNKKVSEKDLAKGYRSEGLASVIGGIFNSFPYTAYSQNVGLVQLTGVKSKNVIYAAGTILIILGFIPKIAAITTLIPTPVLGGASLAMFGMVVSYGIKMLGKVDFNQQGNLLILACSIGMGLGVTVVPDIFMKFPESIRILFQSGIVAGGITAIILNILFNIIPGSRVKTTQMEEKTVA
- a CDS encoding KdsC family phosphatase, producing the protein MGIKLIVLDVDGVLTDGRLYIGSDGTEYKAFHTQDGMGISLAKQVGIKTAIITGRKSKAVRKRAEELNFDYIFEGIHDKLKTLQKIIDEIGIEFEEVCYMGDDLNDIPILTKVGWPCAPKNAIDFVKNQVAFVAESNGGDGAVREMIDSLLLQKYSQEEIVQLFLSKKAKITQ
- a CDS encoding response regulator transcription factor, giving the protein MFKILLIEDDQTLFHAIKERLEQWSYTAFGINDFNKVMQEFADIKPDLVLIDIQLPKYDGFHWCRMIRSHSNVPIIFLSSRDHPTDMVMSMQLGADDFVQKPFHFDVLIAKIQAILRRVYNYSLEQTVLKTWWDATIDLEKNTVTSPKGEIELTKNEMFILKILLDQKNKIVSRDTLINELWNDKRFVSDNTLTVNVNRLRKKLDELHLGSHIETKVGQGYMAIEGDIK
- a CDS encoding sensor histidine kinase; the protein is MIKKYLIEKKGWILFILLLQLFQLFMASIDETISFYSMVYICFISMLLFLLFAAFQYQKETTFYKGLSTREDDLDLTSLPKANTPYEKIIAESFTKQTTILMKERNQNLQQLELEKDELLSWIHEVKTPLTALRLLIDSIDNPEMKTSLTFEWLRIHHLLDQQLHQKRFPFIQNDLYIENIDLENILFDEIKTLQSWCIQKGIGFDVELQNTTVLTDGKWLSFIIRQLLSNAVKYSNNSDIVIMSYDNHGYTCLNITDNGIGIALQDLPRIFEKGFTSTAKHQNNHATGMGLYLSKKVADALKITIEVESTVNVGTTITLIFPKKNAFDQLIRGI
- a CDS encoding KpsF/GutQ family sugar-phosphate isomerase — its product is MQEINLPKFDYTDTLATVLEKEAQAILDLRDMLDDSIDDAIHLILSCKGKVVVTGIGKSGIIGRKIQATFSSTGTPSCFLHPSEGLHGDLGMVTADDVVLAISNSGESDEVLRLLPSIETIGAKLIAITKNVFSTLAMKANVALCLGEFEEACPLGLAPTTSTTVTLALGDAIAIALLEARKFRPEDFALYHPNGSLGRKLLLKVDDIIFHTRKNPIVQEGDKVKDALFAMTDQGLGAASIVNEKDQLIGVLTDGDIRRAFALSMDVMNENVENLISAPSIVIEKGALAAEALQLMEDKEITVLPIVDTNNKPVGMLHLHDLMKLGI
- a CDS encoding xanthine phosphoribosyltransferase, whose amino-acid sequence is MELLKKKIEEEGIVLSDQVLKVDSFINHQMDPHLMKEIGQEFARLFKEAGITRILTIESSGIAPAIMAGLALDVPVIFARKRKSLTLTSDLYTATVYSFTKQESNEITVSKKYMHADDHVLVIDDFLANGQAALGLANIVEQAGATVSGIGILIEKSFQQGTEDLISKGYRVESLARIASLKGGKVTFAEQRIHEGIYAGGY
- the kdsA gene encoding 3-deoxy-8-phosphooctulonate synthase, producing the protein MTQVVSLNDTISFGGKEPFVLIAGPCVIEDEKLIMETAEQLKELTTKLNIPFIFKASYDKANRSSIHSFRGPGIEKGLEMLAKVKETFNVPVTSDVHEPVQAMAAAEVLDILQIPAFLCRQTDLLVAAAETGKIVNVKKGQFLAPWDMKNVVTKLRESGNEQILLTERGSTFGYNNLVVDMRSLITMQELGVPVVFDATHSVQIPGGNGTTTGGKREFVPYLSRAAAAVGISSIFMEVHPNPDNAMSDGPNMVNLAELEEVLKPIVEIDALVKNL